A window of the Streptomyces formicae genome harbors these coding sequences:
- a CDS encoding helix-hairpin-helix domain-containing protein — MTALPGATPGSPADEREGGAFDATSDEPAPPADDSAPAGPGEESESDGESAQPASTDGASAGDESTEGKSADGESAEGGEVSEAQAELAAQRELRARIEHRKAEKGGPIQAGGKLSGTAADLLAAVKAVESGSKPGAAFFEAPTAPRRPAPSSVPPPERPRVPEPARAPRQPDAGAVAAVLEVLVAGGAPEELAERVAGVLGEQAAQALRENPWRLLAVPGVRPEQADGFARALLGAECGPGDERRSAALVSWLLEQAALQGHTALDSSAVRKALGGRSVPDPDEALQHAIAEGAVLVFQDGLDDRAGTGTNAEAGTGAGAGAGAGAGADADGDADRDPEVPVLLGLDRYALAEESLADGLARLIRTGPHDSWDGPELVRAAGGHGLVLHTGGEAARAEPVAVVEAARARGMRAVVAVHSENGRRRLGADAVTVHGLLSGAQGPGRDEDGALALDLLAVLDAPQLDVETAAILVESLPDGSRLVLSGDPGVLWSAGAGRVFADVLAARVCPHVASRTPGPGPIGELVSGIGIGELNQVEAPGKEVVIVPVRDAGEAVHRTVQLVADSVPRAIGVPSEQTQVITVGHGGSAGTRALNAALKERLNPGPGRFGGFDPGDRVAYVPSPGRTACGTVVSAEAEGLRLDCEGTPVVVPKDRVTSALRHGWALTAHQAAGMRWPAVVAVLPGDAAGALSRPWVHTAFSRAERHLSVVHGVEQALPRAVAEIPAQERTTRLRPLLEGLLATPGD; from the coding sequence GTGACTGCGCTTCCCGGGGCGACCCCCGGATCCCCGGCCGACGAGCGTGAGGGCGGCGCCTTCGACGCGACGAGCGACGAGCCCGCGCCGCCCGCCGACGACTCGGCTCCGGCCGGGCCCGGCGAGGAGAGCGAGTCGGACGGCGAGTCCGCACAGCCCGCGTCCACGGACGGGGCGTCCGCGGGCGACGAGTCGACGGAAGGCAAGTCCGCGGACGGCGAGTCGGCGGAAGGCGGTGAGGTGTCCGAGGCGCAGGCGGAGCTGGCGGCCCAGCGGGAACTGCGGGCGCGGATCGAGCATCGCAAGGCGGAGAAGGGCGGGCCGATCCAGGCCGGCGGGAAGCTGAGCGGCACCGCCGCGGATCTGCTGGCGGCCGTCAAGGCCGTGGAGAGCGGCAGCAAGCCGGGAGCCGCCTTCTTCGAGGCGCCCACCGCACCGCGCCGCCCGGCGCCGTCGTCCGTGCCGCCGCCGGAGCGGCCCAGGGTGCCGGAGCCCGCGCGGGCGCCGCGGCAGCCCGACGCCGGGGCCGTGGCCGCCGTGCTGGAGGTGCTCGTGGCCGGCGGGGCGCCCGAGGAGCTCGCGGAGCGCGTCGCCGGGGTGCTCGGTGAGCAGGCCGCGCAGGCGCTGCGCGAGAACCCGTGGCGGCTGCTGGCCGTGCCCGGGGTGCGGCCGGAGCAGGCCGACGGGTTCGCCCGGGCGCTGCTCGGCGCGGAGTGCGGTCCGGGTGACGAGCGGCGCTCGGCCGCGCTGGTGTCCTGGCTGCTGGAGCAGGCGGCGCTCCAGGGGCACACGGCGCTCGACTCGTCGGCCGTGCGCAAGGCGCTCGGCGGGCGCTCCGTCCCCGACCCCGACGAGGCGCTCCAGCACGCGATCGCCGAGGGCGCGGTGCTGGTGTTCCAGGACGGCCTGGACGACCGGGCCGGGACCGGGACCAACGCCGAGGCCGGGACCGGGGCCGGGGCCGGGGCCGGGGCCGGGGCCGGGGCCGACGCCGATGGTGACGCCGACCGCGACCCCGAGGTGCCCGTCCTGCTGGGGCTCGACCGGTACGCGCTCGCGGAGGAGAGCCTCGCGGACGGCCTCGCCCGGCTGATCAGGACGGGCCCGCACGACAGCTGGGACGGACCGGAGCTGGTCCGGGCCGCCGGCGGGCACGGGCTCGTCCTGCACACCGGCGGTGAGGCGGCCCGCGCGGAGCCCGTGGCCGTCGTCGAGGCGGCGCGTGCGCGCGGCATGCGCGCGGTGGTCGCGGTCCACAGCGAGAACGGCCGACGCCGGCTGGGCGCCGACGCCGTCACCGTGCACGGGCTGCTGTCCGGCGCGCAGGGCCCCGGCCGGGACGAGGACGGGGCGCTCGCCCTGGACCTGCTCGCCGTGCTCGACGCACCGCAGCTCGACGTCGAGACCGCCGCGATCCTCGTGGAGTCGCTGCCGGACGGCAGCCGGCTGGTGCTGAGCGGCGACCCGGGGGTGCTGTGGTCGGCGGGCGCGGGGCGGGTGTTCGCCGATGTGCTGGCCGCCCGGGTGTGCCCGCATGTCGCGTCCCGCACGCCCGGCCCCGGCCCGATCGGCGAGCTGGTCTCCGGCATCGGGATCGGCGAGCTGAACCAGGTGGAGGCGCCCGGTAAGGAGGTCGTGATCGTTCCGGTCCGCGACGCGGGCGAGGCCGTGCACCGTACGGTCCAGCTGGTCGCGGACTCGGTGCCGCGGGCGATCGGTGTGCCCTCCGAGCAGACCCAGGTGATCACGGTCGGCCACGGCGGCTCCGCGGGCACCCGTGCGCTCAACGCGGCGCTCAAGGAGCGGCTCAACCCCGGCCCCGGGCGGTTCGGCGGCTTCGATCCGGGCGACCGGGTCGCGTACGTCCCGTCGCCCGGGCGGACCGCCTGCGGCACGGTGGTCTCGGCGGAAGCGGAAGGGCTGCGGCTCGACTGCGAGGGCACGCCCGTCGTCGTCCCGAAGGACCGGGTGACGTCGGCGCTGCGGCACGGCTGGGCACTCACCGCGCACCAGGCGGCCGGGATGCGCTGGCCGGCCGTGGTCGCGGTGCTCCCCGGCGACGCCGCGGGGGCCCTGAGCCGCCCCTGGGTCCACACCGCCTTCAGCCGCGCCGAGCGCCACCTCTCCGTCGTCCACGGAGTGGAGCAGGCCCTGCCCCGAGCGGTCGCGGAAATCCCCGCGCAGGAACGCACGACGCGGCTGAGGCCCCTCCTCGAGGGCCTGCTCGCCACTCCTGGCGACTGA
- a CDS encoding DUF3090 domain-containing protein, whose product MSRQVFLYDPPERFVAGTVGLPGRRTFFLQASAGGRTTSVALEKTQVAALAERIDELLDEVVRRTGGNAPVPAMAPTDIADTAPLDAPIDEEFRVGTMALAWDGEEQRMIVEAQALVELDADSEEDLAEAEERLLQDEENGPPMLRVRLTGAQARAFAKRALDVVNAGRPPCPLCSLPLDPEGHVCPRQNGYRRGA is encoded by the coding sequence GTGTCCCGTCAGGTGTTCCTCTACGACCCACCGGAGCGGTTCGTGGCCGGTACGGTCGGGCTGCCTGGACGTCGTACGTTCTTCCTGCAGGCTTCCGCAGGGGGGCGCACCACCAGCGTCGCTCTGGAGAAGACCCAGGTCGCCGCTCTCGCCGAGCGCATCGACGAACTGCTCGACGAGGTCGTGCGGCGTACCGGCGGCAACGCTCCGGTGCCTGCCATGGCGCCGACGGACATCGCCGACACGGCGCCGCTCGACGCGCCGATCGACGAGGAGTTCCGGGTCGGCACGATGGCGCTGGCCTGGGACGGCGAGGAACAGCGCATGATCGTCGAGGCGCAGGCGCTCGTCGAGCTGGACGCGGACTCCGAGGAGGATCTCGCGGAGGCCGAGGAACGGCTGCTCCAGGACGAGGAGAACGGTCCGCCGATGCTGCGCGTCCGGCTGACCGGGGCGCAGGCAAGGGCCTTCGCCAAACGCGCCCTGGACGTCGTGAACGCGGGACGGCCGCCGTGCCCGCTGTGCAGCCTGCCGCTCGACCCGGAGGGACATGTATGTCCGCGCCAGAACGGATACCGCCGCGGGGCGTGA
- a CDS encoding DUF5703 family protein: protein MPEYEFVDVYVPRGVSRKEAARLLTDHAEYGHWELDRLSLRRDGSRKVRLRRRIIRQVRATW, encoded by the coding sequence ATGCCGGAATACGAATTTGTCGACGTGTACGTGCCACGCGGGGTGTCTCGCAAGGAGGCGGCCCGTCTGCTGACCGACCACGCCGAGTACGGACACTGGGAGTTGGACCGACTGAGTCTCCGCCGGGACGGCAGCCGTAAGGTACGGCTGCGCCGGCGCATCATCCGTCAGGTACGCGCCACTTGGTGA
- the mshC gene encoding cysteine--1-D-myo-inosityl 2-amino-2-deoxy-alpha-D-glucopyranoside ligase: protein MHAWPASEVPALPGTGRDLRIHDTATGGLVTLDPGPVARIYVCGITPYDATHLGHAATYNAFDLVQRVWLDTKRQVHYVQNVTDVDDPLLERAVRDGQDWTELAERETALFREDMTALRMLPPAHYIGAVEAIPGIVPLVERLRDAGAAYELDGDIYFSVESDPHFGEVSNYDADVMRALSAERGGDPDRPGKKNPLDPMLWMAPREGEPSWDGGSLGRGRPGWHIECVAIALDHLGMGFDVQGGGSDLAFPHHEMGASHAQVLTGEHPFAKAYVHAGMVALHGEKMSKSKGNLVFVSTLRREGVDPAAIRLALLSHHYRADWEWTDAVLQEAVDRLARWRAAVSRPDGPSADVLVEEIRDALANDLDAPAALAAVDRWADRQQTDGGTDEGAPGLVSRAVDALLGVAL from the coding sequence ATGCATGCCTGGCCCGCTTCCGAGGTCCCCGCCCTGCCCGGCACGGGCCGCGACCTCCGGATTCACGACACCGCGACCGGAGGACTCGTCACCCTCGACCCCGGTCCCGTCGCCCGTATCTACGTCTGCGGCATCACCCCGTACGACGCGACCCACCTGGGTCACGCGGCGACCTACAACGCGTTCGACCTCGTGCAGCGCGTGTGGCTCGACACCAAGCGCCAGGTTCACTACGTGCAGAACGTGACCGACGTGGACGACCCGCTCCTGGAGCGGGCCGTGCGCGACGGGCAGGACTGGACCGAGCTCGCGGAGCGCGAGACCGCGCTGTTCCGCGAGGACATGACCGCCCTGCGGATGCTGCCCCCCGCGCACTACATCGGCGCCGTCGAGGCCATACCCGGCATCGTGCCGCTCGTCGAGCGGCTGCGTGACGCCGGCGCCGCGTACGAACTCGACGGCGACATCTACTTCTCCGTCGAGTCCGACCCGCACTTCGGCGAGGTGTCGAACTACGACGCCGACGTCATGCGCGCCCTGTCCGCCGAGCGCGGCGGCGACCCCGACCGCCCCGGCAAGAAGAACCCGCTCGACCCCATGCTCTGGATGGCCCCCCGCGAGGGCGAGCCCAGCTGGGACGGCGGCAGCCTCGGCCGTGGCCGGCCCGGCTGGCACATCGAGTGCGTCGCCATCGCCCTCGACCACCTCGGCATGGGCTTCGACGTCCAGGGCGGCGGCTCCGATCTCGCCTTCCCGCACCACGAGATGGGCGCCTCGCACGCCCAGGTCCTCACCGGTGAGCACCCGTTCGCCAAGGCGTACGTGCACGCCGGCATGGTCGCGCTGCACGGCGAGAAGATGTCCAAGTCCAAGGGCAACCTGGTCTTCGTCTCCACGCTGCGCCGCGAGGGCGTCGACCCCGCCGCCATCCGGCTCGCGCTTCTCTCCCACCACTACCGCGCCGACTGGGAGTGGACGGACGCGGTGCTCCAGGAGGCGGTGGACCGGCTCGCCCGCTGGCGCGCCGCTGTGTCGCGCCCCGACGGCCCGTCCGCGGACGTGCTCGTCGAGGAGATCCGCGACGCGCTCGCGAACGACCTGGACGCACCCGCCGCGCTCGCCGCCGTCGATCGCTGGGCCGACCGCCAGCAGACGGACGGCGGCACGGACGAGGGCGCGCCCGGCCTCGTGTCGCGCGCCGTGGACGCCCTGTTGGGCGTCGCCCTGTAG
- a CDS encoding histidine phosphatase family protein yields MATLILVRHGRSTANTAGVLAGWTPGVALDERGAVQAAALPGRLAGVELAAVVTSPLQRCLETLQPLLDQRPGLALHTDERIGECHYGAWSGRKLAELAEEPLMEIVQRHPSAAAFPGGESMRAMQARAVDAVRDWNARIEQEHGEDAVYLMCSHGDIIKSLVADALGMHLDLFQRLHVEPCSVTAIRYTRVRPFLLRLGDTGDLEMLKPRKPQEEGADGTAVVGGGAGAP; encoded by the coding sequence ATGGCCACGTTGATCCTCGTACGCCACGGACGGTCCACCGCCAACACCGCAGGAGTGCTCGCCGGCTGGACGCCCGGCGTCGCCCTCGACGAGCGCGGCGCCGTGCAGGCCGCGGCGCTGCCCGGGCGGCTCGCCGGCGTGGAGCTCGCCGCGGTCGTCACCAGTCCGCTCCAGCGCTGCCTGGAGACCCTCCAGCCGCTCCTCGACCAGCGCCCGGGACTCGCGCTGCACACCGACGAACGGATAGGGGAGTGCCACTACGGCGCATGGTCGGGCCGCAAGCTCGCCGAACTCGCCGAGGAGCCACTGATGGAGATCGTCCAGCGCCACCCCTCGGCCGCTGCCTTCCCGGGCGGCGAGTCGATGCGGGCGATGCAGGCACGGGCCGTCGACGCCGTGCGGGACTGGAACGCGCGGATCGAGCAGGAGCACGGCGAGGACGCGGTCTACCTGATGTGCTCGCACGGCGACATCATCAAGTCGCTGGTGGCGGACGCCCTCGGGATGCATCTCGATCTCTTCCAGCGGCTCCACGTCGAACCGTGTTCCGTCACCGCGATCCGGTACACCCGGGTGCGCCCCTTCCTGCTGCGGCTCGGGGACACCGGTGACCTGGAGATGCTCAAGCCGCGCAAGCCGCAGGAAGAGGGCGCTGACGGGACGGCGGTGGTCGGGGGCGGTGCGGGAGCACCGTGA
- a CDS encoding aldo/keto reductase encodes MEQRQLGRTGLRVSRIGLGTLTWGRDTDEHDAADQLKVFWEAGGTLVDTADVYGGGEAEYLLGRLVERLVPRRDLVIATKAGSVLEADRRIDGSRGHLLSALDASLERLGTDHVDLWQVHAYDPLTPLDETLQALDIAVSSGRARYAGVSNFCGWQLAKAATWQLAAPGIRTRLASTQMEYSLLQRGVEREVLPAALDLGVGLLPSSPLGRGVLTGKYRTATPADSRGASELMAAFVEPYLDDAASRIVDAVATAADGLATTPLEVALAWVRDRPGVVAPIVGARTAQQLAAALSVETLSLPDEICQALDDVSAPVHRYPDQDWSTL; translated from the coding sequence ATGGAGCAGAGGCAACTCGGCCGTACCGGCCTGCGTGTGTCCCGGATCGGACTCGGCACTCTGACGTGGGGCCGGGACACCGACGAGCACGACGCCGCCGACCAGTTGAAGGTCTTCTGGGAGGCGGGCGGCACACTCGTCGACACCGCCGATGTGTACGGCGGCGGGGAAGCGGAGTATCTGCTCGGGCGGCTCGTCGAGCGGCTCGTGCCGAGGCGCGATCTCGTCATCGCGACGAAGGCGGGCAGCGTGCTGGAGGCGGACCGCCGTATCGACGGCTCGCGCGGGCATCTGCTGTCGGCGCTCGACGCGTCCCTGGAGCGGCTCGGCACGGACCACGTCGACCTCTGGCAGGTCCACGCCTACGATCCGCTGACGCCCCTGGACGAGACGCTCCAGGCGCTGGACATCGCGGTGAGCAGTGGCCGCGCGCGGTACGCGGGGGTGTCGAACTTCTGCGGCTGGCAGCTGGCGAAGGCTGCCACGTGGCAGCTCGCGGCGCCGGGCATACGGACCCGCCTCGCGAGCACGCAGATGGAGTACTCGCTGCTGCAGCGCGGGGTCGAGCGGGAGGTGCTGCCCGCGGCGCTGGACCTGGGCGTGGGGCTGCTGCCGTCGTCCCCGCTCGGGCGGGGCGTGCTGACGGGCAAGTACCGCACCGCGACGCCGGCGGACTCGCGCGGGGCGTCGGAGCTGATGGCCGCATTCGTGGAGCCGTATCTGGACGACGCGGCGAGCCGCATCGTGGACGCGGTGGCGACGGCGGCGGACGGCCTGGCGACGACCCCGCTGGAGGTGGCGCTGGCGTGGGTCCGCGACCGCCCGGGCGTGGTGGCCCCGATCGTGGGCGCGCGCACCGCGCAGCAGCTGGCGGCCGCGTTGTCAGTGGAGACCCTTAGTCTTCCTGACGAGATCTGCCAGGCGCTCGACGATGTGTCGGCGCCCGTGCACCGCTATCCCGATCAGGACTGGAGCACGCTGTGA
- the chpH gene encoding chaplin ChpH gives MIKKVVAAAAATGGLVLAGAGMAVADAGAQGAAVQSPGVLSGNVVQAPIHVPVNVCGNTVSVIGLLNPAFGNICVNE, from the coding sequence ATGATCAAGAAGGTCGTCGCTGCTGCGGCTGCCACCGGTGGTCTGGTTCTCGCGGGTGCGGGAATGGCCGTCGCCGACGCGGGCGCTCAGGGTGCTGCCGTGCAGTCCCCGGGCGTGCTTTCGGGCAACGTCGTCCAGGCGCCCATCCATGTGCCGGTGAACGTCTGCGGCAACACGGTCTCCGTGATCGGGCTGCTGAACCCCGCCTTCGGCAACATCTGCGTCAACGAGTGA
- a CDS encoding ferritin-like domain-containing protein, whose protein sequence is MLSARSLFQEILDNDDSYQLFCSIAASGEAQGGWENGRIAALVPGSMRPLAPKITRHGADEDKHGRIFNALLKKRGLDPVPVPPETDYTMLLEKQGIGLAHEKLRRDEPLTENDILVYLSHSRVTEQRAADQMDMLVKYFGEHPEVGKAIRQICNDEDNHLAYCHEELLRLAYAGHGRTIQRTLRESALAEIAVYRDVSLAVMSHMSRLLKWPRAKSAVLTAGIHAMYAYERAGGWRRMVSLTMPERRDALGGPATTAAVV, encoded by the coding sequence ATGCTCTCGGCCCGAAGCCTGTTCCAGGAGATCCTCGACAACGACGACTCCTACCAGCTCTTCTGTTCGATCGCGGCCAGCGGCGAGGCCCAGGGCGGCTGGGAGAACGGCCGGATCGCCGCTCTCGTGCCCGGGTCGATGCGCCCCCTCGCCCCCAAGATCACCCGGCACGGCGCCGACGAGGACAAGCACGGCCGGATCTTCAACGCCCTCCTCAAGAAGCGCGGCCTCGACCCGGTGCCCGTCCCGCCCGAGACCGACTACACGATGCTGCTGGAGAAGCAGGGCATCGGCCTCGCCCACGAGAAGCTGCGCCGCGACGAGCCGCTCACCGAGAACGACATCCTCGTCTACCTCTCGCACAGCCGGGTCACCGAGCAGCGCGCGGCCGACCAGATGGACATGCTGGTCAAGTACTTCGGCGAGCACCCCGAGGTCGGCAAGGCCATCAGGCAGATCTGCAACGACGAGGACAACCACCTGGCCTACTGCCACGAGGAGTTGCTCCGGCTCGCCTACGCCGGCCACGGCCGCACCATCCAGCGCACCCTTCGCGAGTCGGCGCTGGCCGAGATCGCCGTCTACCGGGACGTCAGCCTCGCCGTCATGTCCCACATGAGCAGGCTGCTGAAGTGGCCCAGGGCCAAGTCCGCGGTGCTCACCGCCGGCATCCACGCGATGTACGCCTACGAGCGCGCGGGCGGCTGGCGGCGCATGGTCAGCCTGACCATGCCCGAGCGGCGCGACGCCCTCGGCGGCCCCGCGACGACGGCAGCCGTGGTCTGA
- the corA gene encoding magnesium/cobalt transporter CorA has protein sequence MRAVIVDYAIYREGRRTKGPEDFSDALDEARATGDAFLWVGLHEPTEDEFDLVCSEFGLHPLAVEDALKAHQRPKLEVYEDSLFMVLKPVVYEPEADAVSADEVMLFIGDSFVVTVRHGESAPLHAVRLRLEADPSMLQHGPTAVLYAVSDAVVDHYVDVVGELQEDMEEVEEAVFAPTGGDPRNTAAKIYNFKRQLLEFRRATVPLVAPMARLTSTGVPFVEERSQPFFRDVNDHLARANEQAEGLDRLLTDILSAHLAQMGVRQNDDMRKISAWAAMVAVPTLVAGVYGMNFEHMPELRWWWAYPTVVVLMAVAVLGLHRLFKRRGWL, from the coding sequence ATGCGCGCCGTGATCGTCGATTACGCCATCTACCGGGAAGGGCGCCGCACCAAGGGCCCGGAGGACTTCTCCGACGCGCTCGACGAGGCGCGTGCGACCGGGGACGCCTTCCTGTGGGTCGGCCTCCACGAACCGACCGAGGACGAGTTCGACCTCGTCTGCAGCGAGTTCGGGCTGCATCCGCTGGCCGTCGAGGACGCGCTCAAGGCCCACCAACGGCCCAAGCTGGAGGTGTACGAGGACTCGCTCTTCATGGTCCTCAAGCCGGTCGTGTACGAACCGGAGGCCGATGCCGTCTCCGCCGATGAGGTGATGCTCTTCATCGGCGACTCGTTCGTGGTGACGGTCCGCCACGGCGAGAGCGCCCCGCTGCACGCCGTACGGCTTCGGCTGGAGGCCGATCCGAGCATGCTCCAGCACGGTCCGACGGCCGTCCTCTATGCCGTCAGCGACGCCGTGGTCGACCACTACGTCGACGTCGTGGGCGAGCTCCAGGAGGACATGGAGGAGGTGGAGGAGGCCGTTTTCGCGCCCACCGGAGGCGACCCCCGCAACACCGCGGCCAAGATTTACAACTTCAAGCGGCAGCTGCTGGAGTTCCGGCGGGCGACCGTGCCGCTGGTGGCCCCGATGGCGCGGCTCACGAGCACGGGCGTGCCTTTCGTGGAGGAGCGCTCGCAGCCCTTCTTCCGGGATGTCAACGACCATCTGGCCCGCGCCAACGAGCAGGCGGAGGGGCTGGACCGGCTGCTCACGGACATCCTGTCGGCGCATCTGGCGCAGATGGGCGTACGGCAGAACGACGACATGCGGAAGATCTCGGCCTGGGCCGCGATGGTGGCCGTGCCGACCCTGGTCGCGGGGGTCTACGGCATGAACTTCGAGCACATGCCCGAACTGCGGTGGTGGTGGGCGTATCCGACGGTGGTCGTGCTGATGGCCGTGGCGGTGCTCGGACTGCACCGGCTCTTCAAGCGCCGCGGCTGGCTCTAG
- a CDS encoding SCO1664 family protein encodes MSAPERIPPRGVTTSATAAVSPLDLLTKGELTVKGQIREASNAVLYCSVSYGGEEAHCVYKPIAGERQLWDFPDGTLAQREVAAYELSEATGWGLVPPTVLREGPYGEGMVQLWIEADPGAELLALVADDEPGDGWKAVGLAEVGEGRTALLVHADDPRLRRLAVLDAVMNNGDRKGGHLLPTPDGRLYAIDHGVTFNVDDKLRTLLWGWAGEPLPAEAVEVLGALADSLADGGPLSRRLAELITPAEVAAVHARVTALLADSRHPEPSGAWPAIPWPPV; translated from the coding sequence ATGTCCGCGCCAGAACGGATACCGCCGCGGGGCGTGACCACCTCCGCGACGGCTGCCGTGTCCCCGCTCGACCTGCTCACCAAGGGTGAGCTGACGGTCAAGGGGCAGATCCGCGAGGCGTCCAACGCGGTGCTGTACTGCTCCGTCTCGTACGGGGGCGAGGAGGCGCACTGCGTGTACAAGCCGATCGCCGGCGAGCGGCAGCTGTGGGACTTCCCTGACGGGACGCTCGCGCAGCGGGAGGTCGCGGCGTACGAGCTCTCCGAGGCGACGGGGTGGGGTCTGGTGCCGCCCACCGTCCTGCGCGAGGGTCCCTACGGCGAGGGCATGGTCCAGCTGTGGATCGAGGCGGATCCCGGCGCGGAGCTGCTCGCCCTGGTGGCGGACGACGAGCCGGGGGACGGCTGGAAGGCGGTCGGCCTCGCGGAGGTGGGGGAGGGCCGTACGGCGCTCCTCGTGCACGCCGACGATCCGCGGCTGCGGCGGCTCGCCGTGCTGGACGCGGTGATGAACAACGGTGACCGCAAGGGCGGGCATCTGCTGCCGACGCCGGACGGCCGGCTCTACGCGATCGACCACGGGGTCACCTTCAACGTCGACGACAAGCTGCGCACCCTGCTGTGGGGCTGGGCGGGCGAGCCTCTGCCGGCGGAGGCGGTCGAGGTCCTGGGCGCCCTCGCCGACTCCCTCGCGGACGGCGGCCCGCTGTCGAGGCGCCTCGCCGAGCTGATCACCCCGGCGGAGGTGGCGGCCGTCCACGCCCGTGTCACCGCGCTGCTGGCCGACTCCCGCCACCCGGAGCCCTCCGGCGCCTGGCCCGCGATCCCCTGGCCGCCGGTGTAG
- a CDS encoding LLM class F420-dependent oxidoreductase produces the protein MRLGINLGYWGAGMDSDNLAVAQEADRLGYDVCWAAEAYGSDAPTVLAWVAAQTESIDVGSAILQIPARQPAMTAMTAATLDSLSGGRFRLGLGVSGPQVSEGWYGVKFDKPLSRTREYVEIVRRAMSRERLTYEGEHWTLPLPGGPGKPIKLTVHPQREHIPLYIAAIGPKNLEQTGEIADGALLIFPSAGHLEDTAIRHIRAGREKAGKTMDGFDVCPTLPLAVGDDVAGLADMFRPYTALYVGGMGSRKQNFYNQLAQRMGYEKEAAEIQDKYLAGDKDGAAAAVPHQLIDSTTLLGSVERIAERMQAYAAAGVTTLTLAPAGFTLDERLAALRAGTDALERSGLA, from the coding sequence ATGCGGCTCGGCATCAATCTCGGCTACTGGGGCGCCGGCATGGACAGCGACAACCTCGCCGTGGCCCAGGAGGCGGACCGCCTCGGCTACGACGTGTGCTGGGCCGCCGAGGCGTACGGCTCCGACGCCCCGACCGTGCTCGCCTGGGTCGCCGCCCAGACCGAGAGCATCGACGTCGGCTCCGCGATCCTCCAGATTCCCGCCCGCCAGCCGGCGATGACGGCGATGACCGCGGCCACCCTCGACTCGCTCTCCGGCGGCCGCTTCCGCCTCGGCCTCGGGGTCTCGGGCCCGCAGGTCTCCGAGGGCTGGTACGGCGTCAAGTTCGACAAGCCCCTCTCGCGCACCCGCGAGTACGTCGAGATCGTCCGCCGGGCGATGTCCCGCGAGCGTCTGACGTACGAGGGCGAGCACTGGACCCTCCCGCTGCCCGGCGGTCCGGGCAAGCCGATCAAGCTCACCGTCCACCCGCAGCGCGAGCACATCCCGCTGTACATCGCCGCGATCGGCCCCAAGAACCTGGAGCAGACCGGCGAGATCGCCGACGGCGCTCTGCTGATCTTCCCCTCCGCCGGCCATCTCGAGGACACGGCGATCCGCCACATCCGCGCGGGCCGCGAGAAGGCCGGGAAGACCATGGACGGCTTCGACGTGTGCCCGACCCTCCCGCTGGCCGTCGGCGACGACGTCGCGGGCCTGGCCGACATGTTCCGCCCGTACACCGCGCTGTACGTCGGCGGCATGGGCAGCCGCAAGCAGAACTTCTACAACCAGCTCGCCCAGCGCATGGGTTACGAGAAGGAGGCCGCGGAGATCCAGGACAAGTACCTCGCGGGCGACAAGGACGGCGCCGCAGCCGCCGTACCCCACCAGCTGATCGACTCGACGACCCTGCTCGGTTCCGTCGAGCGGATCGCCGAGCGGATGCAGGCGTACGCCGCGGCCGGTGTGACGACGCTGACCCTCGCCCCCGCGGGCTTCACGCTCGACGAGCGCCTCGCGGCACTGCGGGCCGGGACGGACGCCCTGGAGCGCTCCGGCCTCGCCTAG
- a CDS encoding chaplin, whose translation MRQVTRKGLITVAAASGVLVLGGGYAHAHGGADARGGAANSPGVLSGNTVQVPVHVPVNACGNTVNVIGLLNPAFGNNCANSGSPKHGDGANAEGGTANSPGVGSGNTVQVPVDVPVNACGNSVTLGGLGNGVPGNNCENGPGKPGGPGEPGEPGEPGGPGEPGEPGEPGEPGEPGEPGEPGEPGEPGEPGNPGEPGEPGTPIEPSVPNTPDTDTVTPPRATDELAQTGAGSLGYVIPASAGLLLGGVILYRRARASA comes from the coding sequence ATGCGACAGGTCACGCGTAAAGGCCTGATCACCGTGGCGGCCGCGAGCGGCGTGCTCGTCCTCGGCGGCGGCTACGCCCATGCGCACGGAGGCGCGGACGCCCGTGGCGGCGCCGCGAATTCCCCGGGTGTGCTTTCCGGGAACACGGTCCAGGTTCCGGTGCATGTCCCGGTCAATGCCTGCGGAAACACCGTGAACGTCATCGGGCTGCTGAACCCGGCGTTCGGGAACAACTGCGCCAATTCCGGTTCCCCGAAGCACGGCGACGGCGCGAACGCCGAAGGCGGGACCGCGAACTCGCCCGGAGTGGGCTCCGGCAACACCGTCCAGGTGCCGGTCGACGTCCCGGTGAACGCCTGCGGCAACAGCGTGACGCTCGGCGGCCTCGGTAACGGAGTGCCTGGCAACAACTGCGAGAACGGGCCGGGCAAGCCGGGAGGGCCGGGAGAGCCTGGTGAACCGGGGGAGCCGGGAGGGCCGGGAGAGCCTGGTGAACCGGGGGAGCCGGGAGAGCCGGGGGAGCCCGGAGAACCTGGTGAGCCTGGTGAACCGGGGGAGCCTGGTGAGCCCGGGAACCCTGGTGAGCCCGGGGAGCCGGGAACGCCGATCGAGCCGTCGGTCCCGAACACCCCGGACACCGACACCGTCACCCCGCCCAGGGCCACGGACGAGCTCGCGCAGACCGGAGCCGGTTCGCTCGGGTACGTGATCCCCGCGAGCGCCGGGCTGCTGCTCGGCGGTGTGATTCTCTACCGCAGGGCCCGCGCCTCCGCGTAA